A stretch of Saccharothrix texasensis DNA encodes these proteins:
- a CDS encoding glycosyltransferase, with product MTPVADFDVLLGITRALTSTMGVAFAAYLVLVVLPYLRHRPRPHGRAADFEWHFLLPCRDEGAVVGGTVRYLREAFPDAHVWVIDDDSDDGTVDVVHGFRDDPHVHLVRRRRPHARTGKGDALNDAYRTVKLWMGRHADADRAVAVVVDAGGRPARDCLDVCAAEHLFGDPGVGAVQVDVRVANAGVRQAGGPRWRGVLGGLLVRVQDLELRTAVAAIRLSRGTTSPDGDGRFARLSALDSVAGPAGRPWRGSSPEDPELGVRLLTAGWRTGFTTDTHVHQEGLHSLRRLLAQRARTGHGTMRGLRHVRRIWASPHLSASGAAKLTCSLVQPWSRLLATLVYPVPLLVLGQRAAHAPGEVWAWLVDGAWTSFAVYGMLGLLPFVLWGPVYRARCAPTTGLARAIGYGFLYAIYASACCLASWPAVARPARGRDRWAETCGNTERIAADVALDH from the coding sequence ATGACCCCCGTCGCGGACTTCGACGTGCTGCTGGGGATCACCCGGGCGCTGACGTCGACGATGGGCGTCGCGTTCGCGGCGTACCTGGTCCTGGTCGTCCTGCCCTACCTGCGGCACCGGCCCCGGCCGCACGGGCGGGCCGCCGATTTCGAGTGGCACTTCCTGCTGCCGTGCCGGGACGAGGGAGCCGTCGTCGGCGGCACGGTGCGGTACCTGCGCGAGGCGTTCCCCGACGCCCACGTGTGGGTCATAGACGACGACTCCGACGACGGCACGGTGGACGTCGTGCACGGCTTCCGGGACGACCCGCACGTCCACCTCGTGCGACGGCGCCGGCCGCACGCGCGCACCGGCAAGGGCGACGCGCTCAACGACGCCTACCGGACCGTGAAGCTGTGGATGGGGCGGCACGCCGACGCCGACCGCGCGGTGGCGGTGGTGGTGGACGCCGGCGGCCGGCCCGCCCGCGACTGCCTCGACGTGTGCGCGGCGGAGCACCTGTTCGGCGACCCCGGCGTCGGCGCGGTGCAGGTCGACGTGCGGGTGGCGAACGCGGGCGTGCGGCAGGCGGGCGGGCCGAGGTGGCGCGGCGTCCTCGGCGGCCTGCTGGTGCGGGTGCAGGACCTGGAGCTCCGGACCGCGGTCGCGGCGATCCGGCTGTCGCGCGGCACGACCTCCCCGGACGGCGACGGCCGGTTCGCCCGGCTGTCGGCGCTGGACTCCGTCGCGGGACCGGCCGGGCGGCCGTGGCGGGGGTCGTCGCCGGAGGACCCCGAGCTGGGCGTGCGCCTCTTGACGGCGGGGTGGCGCACCGGGTTCACCACGGACACCCACGTGCACCAGGAAGGGCTCCACAGCCTGCGGCGGTTGCTCGCGCAGCGCGCCCGGACGGGGCACGGGACGATGCGGGGCCTGCGGCACGTGCGGCGGATCTGGGCCTCACCGCACCTGTCCGCGTCGGGCGCGGCGAAGCTGACGTGCTCCCTGGTCCAGCCGTGGTCACGGCTGCTCGCCACGCTCGTCTACCCCGTGCCGTTGCTGGTGCTGGGTCAGCGCGCGGCGCACGCGCCGGGTGAGGTGTGGGCGTGGTTGGTCGACGGCGCGTGGACCTCGTTCGCGGTGTACGGGATGCTCGGCCTGCTGCCGTTCGTGCTGTGGGGGCCGGTGTACCGGGCGCGGTGCGCGCCCACGACCGGTCTCGCGCGGGCGATCGGCTACGGGTTCCTCTACGCGATCTACGCCAGCGCGTGCTGCCTGGCGTCGTGGCCGGCGGTGGCCCGGCCGGCACGCGGGCGCGACAGGTGGGCGGAGACGTGCGGCAACACCGAGCGGATCGCCGCGGACGTGGCGCTGGACCACTGA
- a CDS encoding biotin transporter BioY, with the protein MSVLAVPGRRAVLADLVPGALARDIALVVAGAGLTGLAAQVALPVPGSPVPLTGQTFAALLVGAALGWQRGGASMVLYLIAGVAGVPWFQGASSGTPASLGYVVGFVFAGALVGHLAARGGDRTPLRTVGTMAVGNLVIYACGVPWLMAAAGVGFGKALQLGVTPFLVGDALKIALAAGLLPATWALLNRK; encoded by the coding sequence GTGTCCGTCCTCGCCGTTCCCGGCCGTCGCGCGGTGCTCGCCGACCTGGTCCCGGGCGCTCTCGCGCGTGACATCGCCCTGGTCGTCGCGGGCGCCGGGTTGACCGGCCTGGCCGCCCAGGTCGCGCTGCCGGTGCCGGGCAGCCCCGTGCCGCTGACCGGCCAGACGTTCGCCGCCCTGCTCGTGGGCGCGGCGCTCGGGTGGCAGCGCGGTGGCGCGTCGATGGTGCTCTACCTGATCGCCGGCGTGGCCGGTGTGCCGTGGTTCCAGGGCGCCTCGTCGGGCACGCCCGCGTCGCTCGGGTACGTGGTCGGGTTCGTGTTCGCGGGCGCGCTGGTCGGCCACCTGGCGGCGCGCGGCGGTGACCGCACGCCGTTGCGGACCGTCGGCACGATGGCGGTGGGCAACCTGGTGATCTACGCGTGCGGCGTGCCGTGGCTGATGGCCGCGGCGGGCGTGGGCTTCGGCAAGGCGCTGCAGCTGGGCGTGACGCCGTTCCTGGTGGGCGACGCGCTGAAGATCGCCCTGGCGGCCGGTCTCCTGCCCGCGACCTGGGCCCTGCTCAACCGCAAGTGA
- a CDS encoding ATP-dependent DNA helicase, whose product MPATTAIPDTRTLLAVAVEAVGGAERQGQVDMAEAVERSIRTGEHLAVQAGTGTGKSLAYLVPALRHAVAEETTVVISTATIALQRQLVDRDLPRLAKALRKELGREPRFAILKGRRNYLCMHRLHTGAPDEPEDAGLFDPFAVSKMGREIKRLHEWSSDTETGDRDELVPGVTDQAWRQVSVTARECLGVNKCPIGVDCFAEKARAEAGKADVVVTNHAMLAVDALEGYQVLPDHDVVVIDEAHDLVDRVTSVATEELSASLVATAARRCGRLIDQTVADRMAEASDGLAMILEEMPAGRLDSLPQALAGALRATKDAAHACITSLGPERKEDVDGATSRKLAMSLLDDVHDCATRILGAFDEDHDVVWVSGDFADRNKAPSLRVAPLGVGGLLRERLFGKRTTVLTSATLTLGGTFDTLARQWGLPAASGARKAEGTATDKEPPSDLGAPRWSGLDVGSPFEHGSSGILYVARHLPPPGRDGLPPSYVDEIESLVNAAGGRTLGLFSSMRAAKAAAEALRDKVDYPVLCQGDDATGQLVKRFAEDAQTCLFGTLSLWQGVDVPGPALSLVVMDRIPFPRPDDPLASARQKAVESRGGNGFLTVAATHAALLLAQGAGRLLRSMNDKGVVAVLDPRLATARYGGFLRASLPPFWTTYDPEVVRAALKRLDAANN is encoded by the coding sequence GTGCCCGCCACCACCGCCATCCCCGACACCAGGACGTTGCTCGCCGTCGCCGTGGAGGCGGTGGGCGGAGCCGAACGCCAGGGCCAGGTCGACATGGCCGAGGCCGTCGAGCGGTCGATCCGGACCGGCGAGCACCTCGCCGTCCAAGCGGGCACCGGCACGGGCAAGTCGCTCGCCTACCTGGTGCCCGCGCTGCGGCACGCCGTGGCCGAGGAGACGACCGTCGTCATCTCCACCGCCACCATCGCGCTGCAACGCCAGCTCGTGGACCGCGACCTGCCCCGGCTGGCCAAGGCGTTGCGCAAGGAGCTGGGGCGCGAGCCGCGGTTCGCCATCCTCAAGGGCCGCCGCAACTACCTGTGCATGCACCGCCTGCACACCGGTGCGCCGGACGAGCCGGAGGACGCGGGCCTGTTCGACCCGTTCGCGGTGTCCAAGATGGGCCGCGAGATCAAGCGCCTGCACGAGTGGTCGTCCGACACCGAGACCGGTGACCGCGACGAGCTCGTGCCCGGCGTCACGGACCAGGCGTGGCGCCAGGTCTCCGTGACCGCTCGGGAGTGCCTCGGCGTGAACAAGTGCCCGATCGGCGTGGACTGCTTCGCGGAGAAGGCACGGGCCGAGGCGGGCAAGGCGGACGTCGTGGTGACCAACCACGCGATGCTCGCCGTGGACGCGCTGGAGGGCTACCAGGTCCTGCCCGACCACGACGTGGTGGTGATCGACGAGGCGCACGACCTGGTGGACCGGGTCACGTCGGTGGCGACGGAAGAGCTGAGCGCGTCCCTGGTCGCCACGGCCGCGCGGCGCTGCGGGCGGCTGATCGACCAGACCGTGGCCGACCGGATGGCCGAGGCGAGCGACGGCCTGGCGATGATCCTGGAGGAGATGCCGGCCGGTCGGCTGGACAGCCTGCCGCAGGCGTTGGCGGGCGCGCTGCGGGCGACCAAGGACGCGGCGCACGCGTGCATCACGTCGCTGGGGCCGGAGCGCAAGGAGGACGTGGACGGCGCGACGTCGCGCAAGCTGGCGATGTCGCTGCTGGACGACGTGCACGACTGCGCCACCCGGATCCTGGGGGCGTTCGACGAGGACCACGACGTGGTCTGGGTGTCGGGTGACTTCGCCGACCGCAACAAGGCGCCGTCGTTGCGGGTCGCGCCGCTCGGTGTCGGCGGGTTGCTGCGGGAGCGGCTGTTCGGGAAGCGGACCACGGTCCTGACCTCGGCGACGTTGACGTTGGGCGGCACGTTCGACACGTTGGCGCGGCAGTGGGGGCTGCCGGCGGCGTCGGGCGCCCGCAAGGCGGAGGGGACGGCGACGGACAAGGAGCCGCCGTCGGACCTGGGCGCGCCGCGGTGGAGCGGGCTGGACGTCGGCTCGCCGTTCGAGCACGGCAGCAGCGGGATCCTGTACGTGGCGCGGCACCTGCCGCCGCCGGGACGCGACGGGCTGCCACCGTCCTATGTGGACGAGATCGAGAGTTTGGTCAACGCGGCCGGCGGGCGCACGTTGGGGCTGTTCTCGTCGATGCGTGCGGCGAAGGCGGCGGCGGAGGCGTTGCGGGACAAGGTGGACTACCCGGTGCTGTGCCAGGGCGACGACGCCACCGGGCAGTTGGTGAAGCGGTTCGCCGAGGACGCGCAGACGTGCCTGTTCGGCACTTTGTCGTTGTGGCAGGGCGTGGACGTGCCGGGGCCGGCGCTGTCGCTGGTGGTGATGGACCGCATCCCGTTCCCGCGGCCGGACGACCCGTTGGCGTCGGCGCGGCAGAAGGCCGTGGAGTCGCGCGGCGGCAACGGCTTCCTCACCGTGGCGGCGACCCACGCCGCGCTGCTGCTGGCCCAGGGCGCGGGGCGGCTGCTGCGTTCGATGAACGACAAGGGCGTGGTCGCCGTGCTCGACCCGCGGTTGGCGACGGCCCGTTACGGCGGGTTCCTGCGTGCCTCGCTGCCGCCGTTCTGGACGACGTACGACCCGGAGGTCGTGCGGGCGGCGCTCAAGCGGCTCGACGCGGCCAACAACTGA
- a CDS encoding phospholipase D-like domain-containing protein, translating to MGLLDVLDAKLGDGLESLLCAHHARRLRKLGWGSAFGSEAGWWTPRRPVRTGNRVDVLVDGHEVLPAIASAISSARKSVHLAGWCASPDFRLTREPGSPTLRELLASASSRVPVRVLLWAGPPVPMFEPTRKRVLAAQREFTRDSAVRCEIDARERTLHCHHEKIVVVDDEVAFVGGMDLTAVEGDRHDSAEHPPREPLGWHDIGTRLRGPIVADAAEHFRLRWQEISGEQLPPAIPPAPAGSSSAQLVRTIPERTYDFAPRGEFSLLDSYLRALRSATSLVYLENQFLWSPEVTEVLIDKLRNPPSPDFRTVLVLPRKPSNGADTTRGQLGRLLDADDGNHRLVAATLSSHDGATSSSVYVHAKLALVDDRWLSIGSANLNEHSLFNDTEVNVVTDDPEVARDARLRLWSEHLQRPLAEVAGPAHEVVDRLWRPTLAAEGKHRLTALPGVSRRAGRLQGPLRGLLVDG from the coding sequence GTGGGCCTGTTGGACGTGTTGGACGCCAAGCTCGGTGACGGGCTGGAGAGCTTGCTGTGCGCGCACCACGCGAGACGGTTGCGCAAGCTGGGGTGGGGGTCGGCCTTCGGCTCGGAGGCCGGCTGGTGGACGCCGCGGCGGCCGGTGCGGACCGGCAACCGGGTCGACGTGCTGGTGGACGGGCACGAGGTGCTGCCCGCCATCGCGTCGGCGATCTCGTCGGCGCGCAAGTCCGTCCACCTGGCCGGGTGGTGCGCCAGCCCGGACTTCCGGCTGACCCGCGAACCGGGTTCGCCGACGTTGCGCGAGCTGCTGGCGTCGGCCTCGTCCCGGGTGCCGGTGCGCGTGCTGCTGTGGGCGGGGCCGCCGGTGCCGATGTTCGAACCGACCCGCAAGCGGGTGCTGGCGGCGCAGCGCGAGTTCACCCGCGACAGCGCCGTGCGGTGCGAGATCGACGCGCGGGAGCGGACGCTGCACTGCCACCACGAGAAGATCGTCGTGGTGGACGACGAGGTGGCGTTCGTCGGCGGCATGGACCTGACCGCGGTGGAGGGCGACCGGCACGACAGCGCCGAGCACCCGCCCCGCGAACCGCTGGGCTGGCACGACATCGGGACGCGCCTGCGCGGGCCGATCGTCGCGGACGCGGCCGAGCACTTCCGCCTGCGCTGGCAGGAGATCTCCGGCGAGCAGCTGCCCCCGGCGATCCCGCCCGCGCCCGCCGGCTCGTCCTCCGCGCAGCTGGTGCGCACGATCCCGGAGCGCACCTACGACTTCGCGCCCCGCGGCGAGTTCAGCCTGCTCGACTCCTACCTGCGCGCGTTGCGCTCGGCGACGAGCCTGGTCTACCTCGAGAACCAGTTCCTCTGGTCGCCCGAGGTCACCGAGGTCCTGATCGACAAGCTCCGCAACCCGCCGAGCCCCGACTTCCGCACCGTCCTGGTGCTGCCGCGCAAGCCGAGCAACGGCGCGGACACCACCCGCGGCCAGCTGGGACGCCTGCTGGACGCCGACGACGGCAACCACCGGCTGGTCGCCGCCACGTTGTCCTCGCACGACGGCGCGACGTCGTCGTCGGTCTACGTGCACGCCAAGCTCGCCCTCGTGGACGACCGCTGGTTGAGCATCGGCTCGGCCAACCTGAACGAGCACTCGCTGTTCAACGACACCGAGGTCAACGTCGTGACCGACGACCCGGAGGTGGCCCGGGACGCCCGCCTGCGCCTGTGGTCCGAGCACCTCCAGCGCCCGCTGGCCGAGGTCGCCGGTCCGGCCCACGAGGTCGTGGACCGCCTCTGGCGCCCCACCCTGGCCGCCGAGGGCAAACACCGCCTGACCGCCCTCCCGGGCGTCTCCCGCCGCGCCGGTCGCCTCCAAGGCCCCCTCCGCGGCCTCCTCGTCGACGGCTGA
- a CDS encoding peptidyl-tRNA hydrolase — protein MLVDRHWSTDEEDPASVRAMPVVLRIERSAPPSRTDVLEAAAAAAIAVCLDDRALPGGEWHDDLVAWVRGRIRKVSRRARGAHWEAVQALPGVTVTVGGASVRAFVPSRVVDLPKELSRLQISGSELPPDEPGPVPPGAVELWLNPRVEMTAGKAAAQVGHASMLVAPHLSDAELKEWAGLDYRCAVRTPSAADWDALVARPDVVLVRDAGYTEVAPGTATVAVHRSFV, from the coding sequence ATGCTGGTGGACCGGCACTGGTCGACCGACGAGGAAGACCCGGCGTCGGTCCGGGCGATGCCGGTGGTGCTGCGGATCGAGCGGTCCGCGCCGCCGTCGCGGACGGACGTGCTGGAGGCCGCGGCGGCCGCCGCCATCGCGGTGTGCCTGGACGACCGCGCGCTGCCGGGCGGCGAGTGGCACGACGACCTGGTGGCGTGGGTGCGCGGCCGGATCCGGAAGGTGTCGCGGCGGGCCCGGGGCGCGCACTGGGAGGCCGTGCAGGCGTTGCCGGGTGTGACGGTCACGGTCGGTGGCGCGTCGGTGCGGGCGTTCGTGCCGAGCCGGGTGGTGGACCTGCCCAAGGAGCTGAGCCGGCTGCAGATCTCGGGCAGCGAGCTGCCGCCCGACGAGCCGGGCCCGGTGCCCCCCGGCGCGGTCGAGCTCTGGCTGAACCCGCGCGTGGAGATGACGGCGGGCAAGGCGGCGGCGCAGGTGGGGCACGCGTCGATGCTGGTCGCGCCGCACCTGTCCGACGCCGAGCTGAAGGAGTGGGCCGGGCTGGACTACCGGTGCGCCGTGCGGACGCCGTCGGCGGCCGACTGGGACGCGCTGGTGGCGAGGCCGGACGTCGTGCTCGTGCGGGACGCCGGGTACACCGAGGTGGCGCCCGGAACCGCCACGGTGGCCGTGCACCGAAGTTTCGTTTGA
- the serB gene encoding phosphoserine phosphatase SerB: MTKPSATPVLITVTGPDKPGVSSVLFAVLTRHGVEILDVEQVVIRGRLVLGVLVSADRDPEGLQEAVEQAMATVSMLVEVEIGADSKRTARLESSHVLILLGRPVTARAFTEVARRLAALGVNIDAMRGVADYPVTGLELRVSVADDTPESDAQLRSALAEVAVRGGLDIAVERAGLTRRAKRLVVFDVDSTLIQGEVIEMLAAHVGVEPQVKEITDAAMRGELDFTESLRRRVALLEGLDESVLDEVAGSLELTPGARTTVRTLKRLGFRCGVVSGGFTRVIQRLVDDLGLDFCAANELEIVDGKLTGRVLGEVVDRAGKAVALRRFADQQGITLAQTVAVGDGANDIDMLGAAGLGIAFNAKPALREVADTALSHPFLDAVLFVLGVTRAEVEAADAADGLELNRL, encoded by the coding sequence GTGACCAAGCCCAGCGCCACGCCCGTCCTGATCACGGTCACCGGACCGGACAAGCCGGGGGTCTCCTCCGTGCTCTTCGCGGTGTTGACCAGGCACGGCGTGGAAATCCTCGACGTCGAGCAGGTCGTCATCCGCGGTCGGTTGGTGCTCGGCGTGCTCGTGTCCGCCGACCGCGACCCGGAGGGGTTGCAGGAGGCCGTCGAGCAGGCCATGGCGACGGTGTCCATGCTCGTCGAGGTGGAGATCGGCGCGGACTCGAAGCGGACCGCGCGGCTGGAGTCCAGCCACGTGCTGATCCTGCTCGGCCGCCCGGTCACGGCCCGCGCGTTCACCGAGGTGGCGCGCCGGCTGGCGGCGCTCGGCGTGAACATCGACGCGATGCGGGGTGTGGCCGACTACCCCGTCACCGGCCTCGAGCTGCGGGTGTCCGTGGCCGACGACACGCCGGAGAGCGACGCGCAGCTGCGGTCGGCGCTGGCCGAGGTGGCGGTGCGCGGCGGGCTGGACATCGCGGTGGAGCGGGCCGGGTTGACCCGGCGGGCCAAGCGGCTGGTGGTGTTCGACGTCGACTCCACGCTCATCCAGGGCGAGGTGATCGAGATGCTGGCCGCGCACGTCGGGGTGGAGCCGCAGGTCAAGGAGATCACCGACGCGGCGATGCGCGGCGAGCTGGACTTCACCGAGTCGCTGCGGCGGCGGGTGGCGCTGCTGGAGGGCCTGGACGAGTCCGTGCTGGACGAGGTGGCCGGGTCGTTGGAGCTGACGCCGGGCGCGCGGACGACGGTGCGGACGTTGAAGCGGCTCGGGTTCCGCTGCGGTGTGGTGTCCGGCGGTTTCACGCGCGTGATCCAGCGGCTGGTCGACGACCTGGGCCTGGACTTCTGCGCGGCCAACGAGCTGGAGATCGTGGACGGCAAGCTGACCGGCCGGGTCCTCGGCGAGGTGGTCGACCGGGCGGGCAAGGCGGTGGCGCTGCGGCGGTTCGCCGACCAGCAGGGCATCACGCTGGCGCAGACCGTGGCCGTCGGTGACGGCGCGAACGACATCGACATGCTCGGCGCGGCCGGTCTGGGCATCGCGTTCAACGCCAAGCCCGCGTTGCGCGAGGTGGCGGACACGGCGCTGTCGCACCCGTTCCTGGACGCGGTGCTGTTCGTCCTCGGCGTGACGCGTGCGGAGGTGGAGGCCGCGGACGCGGCGGACGGTCTGGAGCTGAACCGGCTGTGA